One Nitrosomonas sp. PY1 DNA window includes the following coding sequences:
- a CDS encoding DnaJ domain-containing protein, which produces MIERRNFYRILYAQPDASMAVIQENYRLLKQKLRTQPDLTNDDWNENLLETAYQTLSDPTKRSVYDHELLRYYHIDTLAHGALHTNTNTNQSRNKQTNNNQFGDLKNYYRILQVQPDAPAAIITASYQALIKNNPKIISLLDESYRILSNEKTRKQYDTYLASLLADRSNGNNNDTQAHSTNPIATSKHADNREKSLSLQSYQAIILHYCIFCKTPYRSQANLYGNENCLECSSPLTLLEHESLKLFRRTMRRISIQGDFLFYLFWPGKPYCGFFQDLSSSGLRFWSPQAVDLKEIIKVDASNLQAIAEITHTSADRSGTSVGARFITVKFDQIRGNFISVKA; this is translated from the coding sequence ATGATCGAACGACGCAATTTCTATCGAATACTGTATGCTCAACCAGATGCATCCATGGCAGTAATTCAAGAGAACTATCGGTTGCTAAAACAAAAGCTAAGAACGCAGCCTGACTTGACTAATGACGATTGGAATGAAAATTTACTCGAGACTGCCTATCAAACACTATCCGATCCAACAAAAAGGTCGGTTTATGATCATGAGTTACTCCGCTACTACCATATCGATACCCTTGCGCATGGCGCACTGCATACCAATACCAATACCAATCAATCGCGAAACAAGCAAACTAACAACAATCAATTCGGCGACTTAAAGAATTATTACCGCATTCTTCAAGTACAACCTGATGCGCCTGCCGCTATCATTACAGCAAGCTATCAAGCATTAATAAAGAACAATCCCAAAATTATCTCGTTACTGGATGAATCTTACCGCATCCTTTCGAATGAGAAAACACGTAAACAGTATGATACCTATCTAGCGAGTTTGCTAGCCGATAGAAGCAACGGAAACAATAACGATACACAAGCTCACTCTACCAACCCAATCGCAACTTCGAAGCATGCCGACAACCGCGAAAAGTCATTATCCTTGCAATCCTATCAAGCAATTATTCTGCATTATTGTATTTTCTGCAAAACACCGTACCGTTCTCAGGCAAATTTGTATGGAAATGAAAATTGTTTAGAGTGTTCCAGCCCCCTAACGCTACTAGAGCATGAAAGCCTTAAACTATTTCGGCGAACCATGAGACGTATCTCTATACAAGGCGATTTTCTATTTTATTTATTTTGGCCTGGAAAACCTTATTGTGGTTTTTTTCAAGATTTATCCTCTTCCGGCTTACGATTCTGGAGTCCACAGGCAGTTGATTTAAAAGAAATAATCAAAGTTGATGCGTCTAATTTACAAGCAATTGCAGAAATAACGCATACAAGTGCTGACAGAAGTGGTACTTCCGTTGGTGCTCGTTTTATTACCGTAAAGTTCGATCAAATTCGTGGAAATTTTATCTCAGTAAAGGCTTGA
- a CDS encoding ComEA family DNA-binding protein gives MRKFLTTIILTFLCSGVAHAATNINTASQTELESLQGIGPAKARAIIEYREKNGSFASVEDLKKVDGIGAGTLKQLHDAITVENEQSTESTKISKKTEKE, from the coding sequence ATGCGTAAGTTCTTAACGACTATCATTCTTACATTTCTATGTTCTGGAGTTGCACACGCTGCAACCAACATTAATACCGCCTCGCAAACCGAGCTTGAATCTTTACAAGGAATCGGTCCCGCTAAAGCAAGAGCAATTATAGAATACCGTGAGAAGAATGGCTCTTTCGCTTCTGTTGAAGATCTAAAAAAGGTTGATGGTATAGGTGCTGGAACACTAAAACAACTTCACGATGCAATCACTGTAGAAAACGAACAATCTACCGAATCCACTAAAATCAGCAAAAAAACAGAAAAAGAATAG
- the cysM gene encoding cysteine synthase CysM codes for MYRTIENFVGNTPLVKLKRLPNITSNTILAKLEGNNPAGSVKDRPALSMILRAQNRGEITHGDTLIEATSGNTGIALAMTAAIMGYKMILVMPENLTIERRQSMSAYGAEIILTPKSGGMEQARDIAIKMRDEGKGIILDQFANPDNPLAHYEGTAPEIWRDTQGKITHFVSSMGTTGTIMGCSRFFKEQRDEIKIIGVQPQEGSQIPGIRKWSPAYLPKIFEHDRIDQLLHVSQQEAEHFARRLASEEGIFAGISSGGALAAALQVSSQVENAVIVFIVCDRGDRYLSTNVFS; via the coding sequence ATGTACAGAACCATTGAAAACTTTGTCGGAAACACGCCTCTTGTTAAGCTTAAACGATTACCCAACATCACCAGCAACACTATTCTCGCAAAGCTAGAAGGCAACAACCCCGCGGGTTCGGTCAAAGATCGCCCGGCCCTATCGATGATTCTTCGTGCACAAAATCGAGGTGAAATCACGCACGGAGACACACTCATAGAAGCGACCAGCGGTAATACCGGTATTGCATTAGCCATGACTGCCGCAATTATGGGATATAAGATGATATTGGTCATGCCGGAAAATTTGACTATCGAAAGACGCCAATCAATGAGCGCATATGGCGCAGAAATCATCTTGACCCCTAAAAGCGGAGGCATGGAGCAAGCTCGCGATATAGCCATAAAAATGCGCGATGAAGGAAAAGGTATCATTCTTGATCAGTTTGCAAATCCAGATAACCCATTGGCACACTATGAAGGAACCGCACCTGAGATATGGCGTGACACACAAGGAAAAATCACCCATTTTGTCAGCAGTATGGGAACCACTGGAACGATTATGGGTTGTTCAAGATTTTTCAAAGAACAGCGAGATGAAATTAAAATTATCGGTGTGCAACCACAAGAAGGTTCACAAATCCCAGGCATTCGTAAATGGTCTCCGGCATATCTTCCAAAAATCTTCGAACACGACCGAATTGATCAGTTATTACACGTCTCACAGCAAGAGGCTGAACATTTTGCTCGCCGTTTAGCCAGCGAAGAAGGCATATTCGCAGGAATTTCATCAGGCGGCGCTTTGGCGGCTGCATTACAAGTATCTTCACAAGTGGAAAACGCCGTTATAGTATTCATAGTGTGTGATCGAGGCGATCGTTATTTATCAACCAATGTTTTTTCGTGA
- the ybgC gene encoding tol-pal system-associated acyl-CoA thioesterase: protein MPEVDFSLPIRVYYQDTDAGGVVYHATHLHFLERARYEWLREFGFTANSLIESHGIIFMIRSLEIEYSKPARLDNLLTVTVKVTHIGRSRITLFQEILLENTKLVSATIHVVCVGVTTLKPTSLPMPLREKIGDIQ, encoded by the coding sequence ATGCCAGAAGTTGATTTTTCATTACCTATCCGGGTTTACTATCAAGATACGGATGCTGGAGGTGTGGTTTATCATGCAACACATCTTCATTTTCTAGAACGTGCGCGCTACGAGTGGCTTAGAGAATTCGGTTTCACCGCAAATTCATTAATTGAAAGCCACGGTATCATATTCATGATACGTTCACTCGAAATTGAATATTCCAAGCCTGCAAGGCTCGACAATCTTTTAACTGTAACAGTCAAAGTTACACATATTGGGCGAAGTCGTATTACGCTATTTCAAGAAATATTGCTAGAAAATACCAAGCTCGTCAGTGCAACAATCCACGTTGTTTGTGTAGGCGTCACAACATTAAAACCCACCAGTCTTCCAATGCCTTTACGTGAAAAAATCGGGGATATTCAATGA
- the tolQ gene encoding protein TolQ: protein MNTTVTQDMSFLHLITGASLPVQLVMLILTMISFLSWWHIFRKLFVIRREINKTDEFEDIFWRGGDLYSLYQRANNSRYESGSLERIFAAGFGEFNKHSEDADTEVVMESTRRAMRATYQREMDRLESHLSFLATVGSVSPYVGLLGTVWGIMNSFRSLSSMTQATIAHVAPGIAEALIATAMGLFAAIPAVVAYNRYATATDRLATRFESFMEELSNVLQRRSFR, encoded by the coding sequence ATGAATACAACAGTAACACAGGATATGTCGTTTCTACACTTAATCACTGGCGCAAGCCTGCCGGTGCAATTGGTCATGTTGATATTGACCATGATCTCATTTCTATCGTGGTGGCATATCTTTCGGAAGCTGTTTGTCATTCGCAGAGAAATCAATAAGACAGACGAATTCGAAGATATCTTTTGGCGCGGCGGCGATTTATATTCGCTCTATCAACGCGCCAACAATTCACGTTATGAATCTGGAAGCTTGGAACGTATTTTTGCTGCGGGATTCGGTGAATTTAATAAACACTCCGAAGATGCCGATACGGAAGTAGTTATGGAAAGTACCCGAAGAGCAATGCGTGCAACTTATCAGCGTGAAATGGATCGTTTAGAATCTCACTTATCGTTTTTGGCCACAGTGGGGTCCGTCAGTCCTTATGTTGGATTACTTGGAACTGTTTGGGGAATTATGAATTCATTTCGCAGTTTATCCAGTATGACACAAGCCACAATCGCACACGTAGCTCCAGGCATAGCAGAAGCACTAATTGCTACGGCAATGGGATTATTTGCTGCGATTCCTGCCGTAGTAGCTTATAACCGCTACGCCACCGCGACAGATCGATTGGCTACTCGATTTGAAAGCTTTATGGAAGAGCTATCTAATGTTCTGCAACGACGCTCCTTTCGATAA
- the tolR gene encoding protein TolR, with amino-acid sequence MSRRSKHRLMNDINVVPYIDVMLVLLIIFMVTAPMINHGQIELPQIGKSLTTPTLPLEIIIKANGDLYLRDRTKTSVEQKLNKTELIETIKQKQSQNLEQAVVIAADKNVRYEEIIKVMDILQQHQVQKVGLLTQQK; translated from the coding sequence ATGTCACGCCGATCAAAACATCGTCTTATGAATGATATTAATGTGGTTCCCTACATTGATGTCATGCTCGTATTATTAATCATCTTTATGGTCACAGCGCCGATGATTAATCACGGGCAAATCGAACTCCCTCAGATCGGCAAGTCTTTGACTACTCCTACATTACCTTTGGAAATCATCATCAAAGCCAATGGAGATCTTTATTTGCGAGATCGAACAAAAACTTCTGTAGAACAAAAACTCAATAAAACAGAATTGATTGAAACAATCAAACAAAAGCAGTCTCAAAATCTTGAACAAGCCGTTGTGATAGCCGCTGACAAAAATGTGCGTTACGAGGAAATCATTAAAGTGATGGATATACTACAACAACACCAAGTACAGAAAGTAGGTTTGCTAACCCAACAAAAGTAA
- the tolA gene encoding cell envelope integrity protein TolA, translated as MSINILHLHPYSEPKKFLSGALALLMHIMFIAMMVFGLSWKDPAPEGMMVELWSELPKPVEESTVSREPPKAAPPSEPLKPKPTEPPKVEVPKKPELNKQTTPKEIAPPIKKSDIELKQKPEPVKENKPDPEELKKKEQEEKLKKIEAQKKEQEQQKQELEKKQALEKQKEIEKQKELQKQKELAAQKQKEQEAKARREAEARHAAQQAAARNQIAGEIAKYKAMILAKIRSRIVMPPDLPGNPVVEFKVTLLPGGDILDVRLSKGSGYQAFDSAVERAIFLSKPLPLPPNPALFNEFRNLNITVHYRE; from the coding sequence ATGAGTATCAACATACTCCATCTTCACCCTTATTCCGAGCCCAAGAAATTTTTATCTGGCGCGCTAGCATTGCTCATGCATATCATGTTCATTGCTATGATGGTTTTTGGTTTGAGCTGGAAAGATCCTGCACCAGAAGGCATGATGGTCGAATTATGGAGCGAACTTCCCAAACCTGTTGAAGAATCCACAGTATCTCGGGAACCACCGAAAGCCGCACCTCCTTCCGAGCCACTGAAACCAAAACCTACCGAGCCCCCTAAGGTTGAAGTTCCAAAAAAGCCAGAACTCAACAAGCAAACGACTCCAAAAGAAATCGCTCCACCTATTAAGAAATCTGATATTGAACTCAAACAAAAACCCGAACCGGTTAAAGAGAATAAACCAGATCCAGAAGAACTGAAGAAAAAAGAGCAGGAAGAAAAATTAAAGAAAATTGAAGCGCAAAAGAAGGAACAGGAACAACAGAAACAAGAATTAGAAAAAAAACAAGCTTTAGAAAAGCAAAAAGAAATTGAAAAGCAGAAAGAATTACAGAAACAGAAGGAATTAGCCGCACAAAAACAAAAAGAACAAGAAGCGAAAGCACGCCGTGAAGCAGAAGCACGGCATGCAGCACAGCAAGCTGCGGCAAGAAATCAAATAGCAGGGGAAATTGCGAAATACAAAGCAATGATCCTCGCTAAAATAAGAAGTCGGATTGTAATGCCGCCGGACCTTCCTGGGAATCCGGTGGTAGAATTCAAAGTAACATTATTGCCGGGTGGCGATATCCTTGATGTTAGATTGAGCAAGGGTAGCGGTTATCAGGCTTTTGATAGCGCCGTTGAACGCGCCATATTTTTATCCAAACCGTTACCTTTGCCGCCAAATCCTGCTTTATTTAACGAATTTCGTAACTTGAACATTACCGTACACTATCGTGAATGA
- the tolB gene encoding Tol-Pal system beta propeller repeat protein TolB — protein MLPNRLKLLFCVLILSCSWISSASFAQLNIEIFGGGASRIPIAIVPFADENRLQPNITSVIGADLQRTGLFKLIDTSGASPHTPTEVVFPDWVDRGASALVIGRTIVMPGDQVEIQFRLMDVSKKTQLTGLGITVPSSQLRSAAHRIADIIYEALTGDVGVFSTRIAYVLKQGNKYALQVADADGYNAQSIIEYNEPIISPAWSPDGTQLAYVSFENKKPVVYVQTLATRQRHAVANFKGSNSAPAWSPDGRRLAVVLTGQGGSQIFLINTDGSGLQRLSKSSSIDTEPNFSPDGRYILFTSDRGGSPQIYRMAVAQSESSHAERMTFEGNYNVSPDYSHNGKSYTFIHRHNNQFNVAVQEIGSRQVQILTNSKFDESPSFAPNGKMILYATEINGRGILSAVSSDGQTKQHLSVQSGDIREPAWGPLPKWK, from the coding sequence ATGCTTCCTAATCGACTCAAGCTCCTTTTCTGCGTGCTTATCCTTTCTTGCAGTTGGATAAGCTCTGCGTCATTCGCTCAATTGAATATCGAGATTTTTGGCGGTGGAGCGTCACGAATCCCGATCGCCATTGTTCCTTTTGCAGATGAAAATCGACTACAGCCAAATATCACCTCTGTGATCGGTGCAGATTTACAGCGCACCGGATTATTTAAATTGATAGATACTTCAGGCGCGTCCCCGCATACTCCCACCGAGGTCGTCTTCCCTGACTGGGTTGATCGCGGTGCTTCAGCATTAGTCATTGGGCGAACGATTGTGATGCCTGGAGATCAAGTTGAAATACAGTTTCGCTTGATGGACGTGTCAAAAAAGACTCAGCTAACTGGACTTGGAATCACCGTACCATCCTCTCAATTGCGATCTGCCGCACACCGAATTGCGGATATTATCTATGAAGCGCTAACTGGTGATGTTGGCGTGTTTAGTACGCGTATTGCCTATGTGTTAAAACAAGGAAACAAATACGCGCTTCAAGTAGCAGATGCTGACGGTTATAATGCCCAGTCGATCATTGAATATAATGAGCCGATAATTTCTCCGGCATGGTCGCCTGATGGCACTCAACTGGCCTATGTATCTTTTGAAAACAAAAAACCGGTGGTTTATGTACAAACACTGGCGACACGGCAGCGACACGCAGTAGCCAATTTCAAAGGAAGCAACAGTGCACCAGCCTGGTCACCGGATGGAAGACGTTTAGCCGTAGTATTAACCGGTCAAGGTGGATCACAAATCTTTTTAATCAATACTGACGGAAGCGGTTTACAAAGGCTTAGCAAAAGCTCTAGCATCGACACCGAACCCAATTTCTCTCCGGATGGACGGTATATTTTATTTACCTCTGATCGAGGTGGTAGCCCGCAAATCTACCGCATGGCTGTTGCTCAGTCAGAAAGCTCCCACGCGGAACGTATGACTTTTGAGGGAAATTATAATGTCAGTCCAGACTATAGCCATAATGGCAAAAGCTATACATTTATTCATCGCCATAACAATCAATTTAATGTGGCCGTGCAAGAAATCGGCTCACGCCAAGTACAGATACTAACCAACTCCAAATTTGATGAATCTCCTAGTTTTGCACCAAATGGCAAAATGATTCTGTATGCAACTGAAATTAATGGGCGTGGTATATTGTCTGCCGTATCAAGTGATGGCCAAACAAAGCAGCACCTATCAGTACAATCTGGTGATATCAGAGAGCCTGCATGGGGTCCGCTGCCGAAATGGAAATAA
- the pal gene encoding peptidoglycan-associated lipoprotein Pal: MKKLLSVSLIVLLSACASQTTQPEVDDLNSGNNMGNTNLSGSGSGRPSYFNQLQDPNSILSKRTVYYDFDSYSVKGEYREMVLAHARLLRDNPDASIILQGNTDDRGSREYNLALGQRRADGVRNMMTLAGAGDNQIEAVSFGEEKPRALGSGESAWSQNRRTDIVYRGE; this comes from the coding sequence ATGAAAAAGTTACTGAGTGTTTCTTTGATTGTTTTGTTATCTGCTTGTGCCAGCCAAACAACCCAGCCTGAGGTGGATGATTTAAATTCAGGCAACAACATGGGAAATACGAATTTATCGGGTTCAGGATCCGGTAGACCTAGTTATTTCAACCAGTTGCAAGACCCAAACAGTATCTTATCAAAGCGTACCGTTTATTATGATTTTGATAGCTATTCCGTTAAAGGTGAGTATCGGGAAATGGTGCTAGCGCATGCCAGATTGCTTCGTGACAATCCTGATGCTAGCATTATTCTACAGGGTAATACTGACGATCGCGGCAGTCGTGAGTATAATTTAGCACTAGGTCAGCGCCGTGCTGATGGCGTCAGAAACATGATGACATTAGCTGGTGCCGGGGATAATCAAATCGAAGCCGTCAGCTTTGGTGAAGAAAAACCTCGCGCGCTAGGAAGTGGTGAGTCGGCCTGGAGTCAAAACCGTCGTACGGATATTGTTTATCGGGGTGAGTAA
- the ybgF gene encoding tol-pal system protein YbgF has product MMLIRASLLILILWCNTSYAGLFGNDEELEALRKQISAMEARIAKMEQVLNNQGLIDLYSKVETLGIELNKLNGQIETLNNENSLLQKRQKDFYIDLDNRLRSIEESGVKPATPSSTGKNSRRSQIESSPEESVTTISALSPDSNIDEIENDASVDLPEPSISSSDLINKPIATNELIAPTAVENDAYKQAYGMFKNGDYTNAIKQFENFLIDYPNSSLAPGAAYWIGNARYALRDYQLAIDAQKKLISTYPGSFKTPDALLNIASSQRELGDRKASQHTLEDLIAKFPQSNAAKKAKQRLTNVK; this is encoded by the coding sequence ATGATGCTGATACGTGCTTCTTTGTTGATATTGATACTGTGGTGTAATACTAGCTATGCAGGATTGTTTGGTAATGATGAAGAATTGGAAGCATTACGTAAACAAATTAGTGCAATGGAAGCACGTATCGCTAAGATGGAACAGGTGCTGAATAATCAAGGTTTAATCGATTTATATAGTAAAGTTGAAACGCTAGGCATTGAGTTAAACAAACTCAATGGCCAAATCGAAACACTGAACAATGAAAATTCTTTATTGCAGAAAAGGCAAAAAGATTTTTATATTGATCTTGATAACCGGCTACGCTCAATAGAAGAATCCGGAGTTAAGCCGGCGACACCTTCTTCAACGGGGAAAAACTCTCGCCGTAGCCAGATCGAATCTTCACCGGAAGAGTCGGTAACAACTATTTCAGCTTTATCTCCCGATTCAAACATTGATGAAATCGAAAATGATGCATCGGTTGATTTACCAGAACCCAGCATATCTTCTTCTGATCTGATCAATAAGCCAATAGCAACTAACGAATTGATTGCTCCAACTGCGGTAGAAAACGATGCGTATAAACAAGCTTATGGAATGTTTAAAAATGGTGACTATACAAATGCCATCAAACAGTTTGAAAATTTTTTAATTGACTACCCTAATTCCAGTCTTGCACCGGGTGCTGCCTATTGGATCGGTAATGCACGTTATGCCTTACGTGATTATCAATTAGCAATTGACGCACAAAAGAAACTCATTAGCACCTATCCGGGTAGTTTTAAAACTCCCGATGCGCTTTTGAATATTGCCAGCAGTCAACGGGAATTGGGTGATCGGAAAGCAAGTCAACATACCCTTGAAGATTTGATTGCAAAATTTCCACAAAGCAATGCAGCAAAAAAAGCCAAACAGCGTTTGACTAATGTCAAATAG
- the queE gene encoding 7-carboxy-7-deazaguanine synthase QueE — translation MQALETATLRISEIFHSLQGETSRMGLPTVFIRLTGCPLRCHYCDTAYAFTGGSNFTIAQILTQVAQYKTQFVTVTGGEPLAQKACLLLLTALCDAQYSVSLETSGALDISEVDARVSKIMDIKTPDSGESEKNNWTNLKHLTQRDEIKFVLCNEEDFHWASRMIQNHQLQEICPILFSPVYSNLPPETLAGWILRDQLPVRMQIQLHKLLWGESPGR, via the coding sequence GTGCAAGCGTTAGAAACCGCAACCTTGCGAATCAGCGAGATATTTCACTCATTACAAGGTGAAACAAGCCGAATGGGATTACCGACTGTTTTCATCCGACTAACCGGATGCCCATTGCGTTGTCATTATTGTGATACAGCCTATGCTTTTACCGGTGGTAGCAACTTCACAATCGCACAAATTCTAACGCAAGTAGCTCAATATAAAACTCAATTTGTTACCGTTACAGGCGGTGAGCCACTCGCACAAAAAGCATGTCTACTGCTACTAACCGCTTTATGCGATGCACAATACTCGGTTTCCCTAGAAACCAGCGGTGCATTGGATATTTCCGAAGTTGATGCGCGCGTCAGTAAAATCATGGATATCAAAACACCCGATTCTGGCGAATCCGAGAAAAATAATTGGACAAACCTGAAACACCTGACTCAACGCGATGAAATTAAATTCGTACTATGTAACGAAGAAGATTTTCATTGGGCTTCGCGCATGATTCAGAACCATCAATTGCAAGAAATCTGTCCGATTCTATTTTCCCCTGTGTATTCTAACTTACCTCCGGAAACGCTGGCTGGTTGGATTTTACGCGATCAATTGCCAGTTAGAATGCAAATCCAATTACATAAATTGCTTTGGGGTGAAAGCCCTGGACGTTAG
- the queC gene encoding 7-cyano-7-deazaguanine synthase QueC, with protein sequence MKKAVVLLSGGLDSATTLAIARNQQFKCYALSVQYGQRHQSELIAAQHVARQLQAHEHKLITIDLSTFGGSALLDESMAIPTSGTANDTIPTTYVPARNTIMLSLALAWAETLACQDIFIGVNAIDYSGYPDCRPEYIKAFEKMANLATKATIEGKKITLHTPLIHLSKSDIILTGIALGIEYSTTISCYQADDSGQACGYCDSCRIRNAGFVAAGIADPTRYRA encoded by the coding sequence ATGAAAAAAGCCGTAGTATTGTTATCAGGTGGCTTAGATTCAGCAACCACATTGGCTATCGCTCGAAACCAACAATTCAAATGCTATGCGCTGAGTGTTCAGTATGGCCAACGGCATCAATCTGAATTAATCGCCGCCCAACATGTTGCCCGACAGTTACAAGCTCACGAGCATAAATTGATAACCATAGATTTGTCGACATTCGGTGGATCGGCTTTGCTTGATGAATCCATGGCTATCCCAACGAGCGGTACAGCTAATGATACGATTCCCACCACCTATGTTCCCGCAAGGAATACCATTATGCTATCGCTCGCACTTGCCTGGGCAGAAACCTTAGCATGTCAAGATATTTTTATAGGTGTCAATGCAATTGATTATTCAGGCTATCCTGATTGTCGACCGGAATACATCAAAGCATTTGAAAAAATGGCCAATTTGGCAACCAAAGCAACGATAGAAGGCAAAAAAATCACCCTACATACACCACTGATTCATTTGTCTAAAAGCGATATCATTCTTACTGGCATTGCATTGGGTATTGAATACAGCACAACGATTTCCTGCTATCAAGCCGATGACTCAGGACAAGCGTGCGGGTATTGCGATTCTTGTCGCATTCGAAATGCCGGATTTGTAGCAGCTGGAATCGCCGATCCAACGCGCTATCGCGCTTAA